A genomic region of Notamacropus eugenii isolate mMacEug1 chromosome 3, mMacEug1.pri_v2, whole genome shotgun sequence contains the following coding sequences:
- the FOXRED2 gene encoding FAD-dependent oxidoreductase domain-containing protein 2: MTPHKGAQGLLLTLILHSALTLRPCSGASLFPRWDYCVLGAGPAGLQMAHLLGQAGRDYVVFEQAGAPGSFFTRYPRHRKLISINKRYTGKVNSEFNLRHDWNSLLSHDQRLLFRHYSKAYFPHADDMVRYLGDFADRLRLRVRYNTAIVHVTLSKNRRAWNGHFFILTDQKGQGYQCSVLLVATGVSVPNEIDFPGSEYVEGYESVSVDPEDFVGQNILILGRGNSAFETAENILGYTNFIHMVGRSRIRLSWATHYVGDLRAINNGLLDTYQLKSLDGLLETDLKDLAIVKDSKGRLRITLPVFMDKSNKNTTAEAISLPQDEVDNFAMRMPYDRVIRCLGFTFNFSIFSSTLRLAPGKGQKKKYPLIKASYESKRTRGLFVLGTASHSVDYRKSAGGFIHGFRYTARVVHRLLEHRHHGIPWPSPVYPITQLTNTIIRRVNEASGLYQMFSVLADIILLKEKATGFEYLEEYPIKMLAELETLTGREAQHGLFVITMEYGKNFSGPDKDVFYYDRAVGDVEDAWQSNFLHPVIYYYHCLPTEKEMASRAPDWPLPRPVAIHHIVEDFLTDWTAPVAHILPLRRFLENCLNNDLRSFYAESCFLFALTRQKLPPFCQHGYMNMQGLVGNERLRRHGIESGLMEDYSAINEPPVDQKLGETRIPVHPSQHATDIKEEL; the protein is encoded by the exons ATGACCCCGCACAAAGGCGCCCAGGGGCTGCTCCTGACCTTGATCTTGCACTCAGCCCTGACCCTGAGGCCCTGCTCCGGGGCATCCCTCTTCCCTCGATGGGACTACTGCGTCCTGGGTGCCGGCCCCGCAGGTCTGCAGATGGCACACCTCCTGGGGCAGGCTGGCAGGGACTACGTGGTGTTCGAGCAGGCAGGGGCGCCGGGCAGCTTCTTCACCCGCTACCCCCGCCACCGAAAGCTCATCAGCATCAACAAGCGCTACACAGGCAAGGTCAACAGCGAGTTCAACCTTCGCCACGACTGGAACTCCCTGCTGAGCCACGACCAGCGCCTGCTCTTCAGACACTACTCCAAAGCTTACTTCCCCCACGCAGATGACATGGTGCGCTACCTGGGGGACTTTGCTGACCGCCTGAGGCTCCGGGTGCGCTACAACACGGCCATCGTCCACGTCACACTCAGCAAGAACCGGCGCGCCTGGAACGGTCACTTCTTCATTCTCACTGATCAGAAGGGCCAAGGCTACCAGTGCAG CGTGCTCTTGGTGGCTACAGGTGTGTCTGTCCCCAATGAGATTGATTTTCCAGGATCAGAATACGTGGAGGGCTATGAGTCAGTGTCTGTTGACCCAGAGGATTTTGTGGGCCAAAATATCCTGATCCTGGGTCGTGGGAACTCGGCATTCGAGACAGCTGAAAACATCCTTGGTTACACCAATTTCATCCACATGGTGGGCCGCTCCCGGATCCGCCTGTCCTGGGCCACCCACTATGTGGGAGACCTGAG AGCGATCAACAATGGTCTCCTGGACACGTACCAGCTGAAGTCTTTGGACGGCCTGCTGGAAACTGACTTGAAGGACCTGGCCATTGTGAAGGATAGTAAGGGCAGACTGCGCATCACCCTGCCAGTCTTCATGGACAAAAGCAACAAGAACACCACCGCTGAGGCCATCTCCCTCCCCCAGGATGAGGTGGATAATTTTGCCATGCGCATGCCCTATGACCGTGTGATCCGCTGCCTGGGCTTCACCTTCAACTTCTCTATCTTCAGCAG caCTCTCAGACTGGCCCCAGGGAAAGGGCAGAAAAAAAAGTACCCTCTGATCAAAGCCAGTTACGAGTCCAAAAGAACCCGTGGGCTCTTTGTTCTAGGCACTGCCAGCCACTCCGTGGACTACAGGAAATCTGCTGGAGGCTTTATCCATGGATTCCGATACACAG CCCGAGTAGTTCACCGATTATTAGAACATCGCCATCACGGCATCCCCTGGCCTTCCCCTGTGTACCCCATCACACAACTCACCAACACCATCATCCGCCGGGTGAATGAGGCCTCAGGCTTGTACCAGATGTTCAGTGTGCTGGCAGACATCATCCTTCTGAAGGA GAAGGCCACAGGCTTCGAGTACCTGGAGGAGTACCCCATCAAGATGCTGGCCGAGCTGGAGACCCTCACTGGAAGGGAAGCACAACATGGGCTCTTTGTCATCACAATGGAGTATGGCAAGAACTTCTCTGGTCCGGACAAGGATGTCTTCTATTACGACCGGGCTGTGGGGGACGTGGAGGATGCTTGGCAGTCTAACTTCCTTCACCCAGTCATCTACTACTATCACTGCCTCCCCACGG agaaggagatggcatCCCGGGCCCCGGACTGGCCTCTGCCTCGCCCAGTGGCCATCCACCATATTGTGGAGGATTTCCTTACAGACTGGACTGCCCCTGTTGCTCACATCCTCCCCCTGAGGCGTTTCTTGGAGAACTGCCTGAACAATGACCTTCGAAGCTTCTATGCAG AGTCCTGTTTCCTGTTTGCTCTGACACGCCAGAAGCTGCCCCCCTTCTGCCAGCATGGATACATGAACATGCAAGGGCTCGTGGGAAATGAGAGACTTAGGCGCCATGGGATTGAAAGTGGTCTAATGGAGGACTACAGCGCCATCAATGAACCGCCAGTTGATCAGAAGCTGGGAGAGACCAGGATTCCAGTTCACCCATCCCAGCATGCCACGGACATTAAGGAAGAGCTCTGA